One Porphyromonas pogonae genomic region harbors:
- a CDS encoding site-specific integrase → MQAVKVSFYLKRNEEKADGTIPILGRIRIEKSMVQFSTKVYVPVSLWDTKSGRATGKSKTALTVNTSLNKICVAIHSAYKDLLVKKENISALEVKNTFQGIASQQDTLVKYFEAHNEKFLQNVGINRAEGTYKRFLTSLGHLKRFMRKKYNISDIPFQALTPSFVPDYDYYLRIELGLACGTIINTIVHLRRIIKIAINNGLVRNDPFIDYKYIAQEPIPKSLTSDELQTLIKAKLSRPNLNFIRDMFLFSSFTGIAFSDMRNLTAKNISRAEDRVWWIHLNRKKTGAPCHIPLLEIPLQLIKKYRGIAKDGRLFPMISCSKTNIYLKRIAKECGIDKRVTFHLARHSISSYALYTSKL, encoded by the coding sequence ATGCAAGCAGTAAAAGTAAGCTTTTACCTCAAACGAAATGAGGAGAAAGCAGACGGAACAATCCCTATTCTGGGACGTATCCGCATCGAAAAATCAATGGTGCAATTCAGTACCAAAGTTTATGTTCCCGTATCCCTTTGGGATACTAAATCGGGCAGAGCAACCGGCAAAAGTAAAACCGCCCTTACTGTCAATACATCCTTAAACAAGATTTGTGTCGCCATCCATTCCGCATACAAGGATTTGCTGGTGAAAAAAGAAAACATTTCCGCCTTGGAAGTAAAGAACACCTTTCAGGGAATTGCTTCCCAACAGGATACCCTTGTCAAATACTTTGAGGCTCATAATGAGAAATTCTTACAAAATGTAGGCATAAACCGTGCAGAAGGAACGTATAAACGCTTCCTTACCTCTTTGGGACATCTGAAACGTTTTATGCGAAAGAAATATAATATTTCCGACATACCCTTTCAGGCATTGACTCCTTCCTTTGTTCCCGATTATGACTACTACCTGCGTATTGAACTTGGTCTTGCTTGTGGAACAATAATCAATACAATCGTTCATCTGCGGAGAATCATCAAAATAGCGATAAACAATGGCTTGGTTCGCAACGATCCATTCATTGACTACAAGTACATTGCCCAAGAGCCTATTCCCAAGTCATTGACTTCGGATGAATTACAAACCTTGATAAAAGCGAAGCTGTCTCGCCCGAATTTGAACTTTATTCGAGATATGTTCTTATTTTCCTCATTCACAGGCATCGCATTCAGCGATATGCGTAATTTGACTGCAAAAAATATTTCCAGAGCTGAAGATAGAGTCTGGTGGATTCATCTCAATCGTAAAAAGACTGGAGCACCCTGCCATATCCCTCTATTGGAAATACCACTTCAACTCATCAAAAAGTATCGTGGAATAGCCAAAGATGGCAGGTTATTTCCGATGATAAGTTGCAGTAAAACCAATATCTACCTGAAACGAATCGCTAAGGAATGCGGTATAGACAAACGAGTCACCTTCCACCTTGCAAGACATAGCATTTCGTCTTATGCGCTATATACAAGCAAATTATAA